CGGTTCGCCCTCGGATCTTgtgatttttcactataGCTTTGTCTTCTCGGTTGTAGTTTGACACAACTATACGAGTTACTTCCCAAAAAGCACCTGGTACCCCGCGAAATATGGTTTACTACTTCACGGCCGAATATGGTGACCTGTCTGAGTTGGATGATTTCGGTTTTGGCAGCGCTTCCGTCCAAACAGCTACTATATATATGGGAAGAGATAAGGTAGAGAATGATCCTCTAATCAAGCATTCGAACCCTAAGAATATCTGGTTTCACGTGGATAACTATTCGTCTGCGCATTTGTATTTGCAGCTCAGTCAAGAGGACCTCATAGCTCCCAAACcgtttgaaaaatttgtcattgaagaaagctTGCTTGCACAGTTAGCACAATTGACTAAGGCTAACTCGATCAAAGCtaacaagttgaacaatattACAGTGATATATACTCCGGTGGAGAATCTCCATACTGATGGGTCTATGGACATCGGGACGGTGACATTCAAGAATCCAAAACTTGTTAAAAGAGTAAAGGTGGTAAAGAAGGAGAATGCTATTGtaaacaagttgaacaagacaaAAACTGAGATATCTACTGAAAAGTTTATCGAAGAGCAACAGAGTACAgtcaaagacttggaaCGACAACGTAAGAATCAGGCTCGTGCCACTGACCAGTTGAACAAGCAGTTTGAAGAGCAGAAGGCTAGAAACGCAGACCCATATGGcgacttgttgaattcaGACAATATCCAGCACAGTAGTAATGAGTTCCGAAATGAGAACTGGACCGAAGAAGAGTTCTGGTAGAGAGAGAGCAGTAGAGTAAAAGATCGAGCGAGATATTATACAAAGAGACATTGTAAGAAGAACCCAGTAATCTGGCTTTGATATGACTTCTCATTGTCTAAACATTCAATTGATATCACATCAATTTTGCAGAAGATCTTGCTGCACATAGTCTCAAACTACAGTCATTAGATAAACTACATCAATGCATATCTAGTTCAGGACTTTCTTGCTCGTCAAAGCTTCCACTCTCAACTTGCATCGATGACAGCATCTCTTTCCTACAAAGCTACAGCTCTTATGACATATGAATATAATTTTGATAAGAGTATATAAAGAATTTAACTGTTAGAACTCCAGGGAGTCTTTGTAATgccaattgaagaatcacGTTGGAACCGCTAAGTAATCGTAAGCCATAAAGACAAATGTAATTGGTGAAAGATGAATAGTGGATAACTGTTTTGGTTCCATTTAGACGTCCATGTTGACAGGGAACTTGCCGGCAGCTCTTTGGTCATCCCATCTTTCCACCCAGTCGACAGGACACAATGAGGTGAaggtcttgaagaaaatcttgCATGGCTCGAATTCTTCACCCTTGACGGAAACGCACTTGTGGTAATCGACGTACGATTGGGCACAATGCTTGGTCTGGTTTTGGTAAGGGAATCTTGGGTCGAATTGGACGGTgtcgaacttgaagttttcGCTGTCGATGGCCATTTTGTCGTGTTGTTGTGCTAGTAAGAAGTAAGTTTAGAAGAGAACCTGGTaaactttttcaatttgataaTTGTACATCTTACGATTTTGTTTGGTGTGCACCaaactttttttttgctGTTCTAATTGGTTGAAGCTTCTCACGTGATATTTACATAGTTAAGGGACACGAACATTATGGGACGAGATGAAAGGGCTCAAGTGTAGAGACTTGGTAGTAGGCTGATAGTTATAGCAAAATATGGAAGTTATGGAGAGTTACGGCGCTGTTGTATATATATCCTTTCGTATTTACGTCGTCTTTGTATTCGTTGGTGCTACTTTTCTCAATTACACTGCTACTAAAATTCAGCCCACTAACTGATGCTCATTGAAAATCTCGTTACTATACTAGCAGAAGCATACTGTTAACTATGGGACTTCATATGTTTGTACACTTTGTAGTGCTCTCTATCAATTATCTCTTAATGTGTACCATGTTAAAGATTCGGACACTTTCTAGTTTCTTGACCTGTTCGCTTTTTCCTAGAGATCTTGgttcaagaaatcttccTTATGCTATCATAAACTTCCTGTCTGTTCTATGTCTATCTCATCTCCAACATTCTATTGCTTAGTCCATTCTGGAGGCCCTTGCATATCCTTGCCACCCAACAAAATATGGAGCACAGGTAAACTatactcttttcttcccTTAATTTCAGTAGACacatcttcgtcatctttttctttgctaAACTTTATATTTGGGTTGGTGTATGAAGAATGACTTTGgagattgttgaattgtGCTATATTCAAacttctgttcttcatttgCTGTTTGACTATTTCAACGATGGAAATGGCCTTCGGTATGCCATTTGAAATGGACGCTATCACTACTGGCTTCTCTTGTTGCAACAGCTCAAGAATCTTATCCACTTTCTTATTCATATTATCATTTTTTGTAATTGGAACCACCGTAGCTtttatttgaaatttcGCCTCTAACAAGCTGGAAATCTGCGAAGTTATGCTTTTCCATTCTTCCAAGCTGCCCAGATTCGTATCTGTCATTTTCTACTTGCTATGATACGAAAACCGCGATACTTCAATTATCAAGATTTACTTCTAAGTAAAGTGTATaaaaactgaaaaatcagactgggtcacgtgaatttctACAAAGATAAGCTTAACTTTGAAAGCCAGGGACGGAACCGGATCCAGGGCCAGGCGGAGGCTGTTGAGCCAGACGTGGTTTCTTCTGGTCTGACTTGACGCTGTTATTGTTCAGAAGTTGGTTTCGGGTGCTGCTTCTGGTACTACTTTTGGAGCTATTTGTTGCGCTGTGAAgaacagtagaagaagtatcAAGATCACCATACCTGCTAGATGTTTCTTTATTCATAATCTCACTGAATTgcaccaattccaacacATTTGTATGGCAACGGAGAAGTTCTTCCGCTGTGGTGTTTTTGGTAATGGGTGTAGGCATATGGAAAAACGGCGGGACTTTCCTCTTCCGTTTATTTCGTTCAGACTTCCTTTTGGGTGCATTTACTGGAGAAACAAATCCATTGGGATGCAATAAGTAGCTGTTGCCGGAATCGTCTTTTAGTAAAGTAACTCTTCCAGGGGTTATATAGACTGGTTTCCCGTCAGCTCCTATGGTATTTAGTGGCATTTGCACCAAGTTGGCTGGAGGAACAGGATTTGGTTCTTCATTTTGCACccgttcttcttcattgttCAACTGAGGAGACTCGTGGTTTTCAATTGCTGGTTCAGGAGCGTCGTGAAAGACGTCGTCTCCATAGGTCAAAGACTCGGTTCCTAGCACAAGATCCCGCAATCTGGGGTCAATGCTTTCGTTGTCGTCATTGGAGCTCATTATAGTGATACTAGAATATGGATTCACTAGTGTACAGATTAGTATACACTATGGCAGACTATAGGAATAATCACGATTCAGCTGTTGATAAGCTATTGTCGGTATTTCTTCACTATCCAGACGACTAACTTCTGTAGGTCAGACTTGGTGTTGAGACTCTTGAAAGATAGgaattgtagaaaaagagaattaGCCATTTTAGCGCttattgcaaaaaaattgcaaaatagGCTTTTGACTTAAGCTAGCgagaaaaaaaataattGATACGGGCAGAATTGCAAATACATGATTTCTTATGAAAATCAATTGATACACAACGAAATAGATAAAGTAGATATACAATTCTGCTTCACAACTATATTATAACCACCAGACCAGGCTACAGATGGAGATCAGAATATTGGTtcatttttgtttcttgatCACTAGATTATGGCAGATGATGTACAGTTTCTCTCTGCGTTAGAGTACATGAACCTGAATTAGTTACTAGAGGATCAGATGTGATTGTCACTGTGGCCATAGGCTAGTATGGTGTCAGATACTAGTAGGCCCACTTGGGAAAACCGTCGATCATGCTATTGTTTACGTACGATAGTGATTGCCCAATCCTGGCAGTGAAACTAACAGAGTGAGGCATTAGAATACGAACACTTCCTAATTCGAAATCAAGGGGATGTTTTGCATGGAACACAAAAATTGCCTTGGCTCCAGTATTTATATAGACTAGATTTCTGCTTGACAATGTAGATCAAACCGATTGAAAAGATAGACATTCACAATAGAGAACATAATGGGTGCATGGGGGGCTAAGATCTTTGAGAACGACGGAGCCTTGGATCAATTAGCGGATTTGACCAAGAACGAGCAGTCTCCCTTGGAAAGCATTGTCCAGGGCCTCATGGAAGTGTTATCGTCGGAATACGTAGACAGTTATGAAGGCGAAGGCATTCTCGTGTTGGCAGTATTTGTGATAGGATTCAAGTCCCGCAGCTATTTGAAAGAACAGCGAGGGAAGAATGTGCCCGAATATTTGTATGAACCCATCAACCGATTCCTTGACAAGTACCAATCTAGCTGGGACAAGGATATTCGCACCAAGACTTATACCACCAAGCTCTTGACGGTGGAACAATTGACGTTGAGCACGATAGCTGTAGTCAACTCCGAGAAATCAGAATTGTACGAGCTCTGGGGGGAGTCAGACATGGCAGAATGGCAAGAGACGCTCGATACGTTGACGAATGAATTGATGAACCTTACGGCGATCTGATATAATAGACGAGTCGACTTTGGTTGACTACTTAATTGACACCTGATTGTTGTGACAATTGGCTATACTAATTGATACTACCGATGACTCAATTGGTAATGACTGTACTTAATAATGTAATTGACCGGACCAGAATGGCCATTGTCTGCTGATCTAGTGTATACGCTATCTAATTAATTTGTATGGATTGTTTTACTACGAATATCTCGAATCTAAAGGGCCAAGACAGTAGGAGTTCTATTCTCTACTATTTTGCAGAAAAGTTCTATTTTTTAAATCGTATTAATAGCCACCCTCTACTTTGCTACCTTTCATATTACAATAAGTCCATCTAGATACTGAATTTTTAGGAATACTGAATTGTTAGGAAATATATATCAGTACTGCATTACAGTTTTATGGTTCTTCGTGCTGTTCGATTCTGCCTGTGCCATTACAGCTACACCAACTCTACAGTACTGTATGAATTGCACACTATCCATGGATCAAGCCTCCGGTTCCACGTGATGCTCCGGGGCATAGTCAGGACCGCTGGCATTCTGAGATACGGGGTATGGACGCTGCACCAACGGAATCTGGAGAAAAGAGaacattcaatttttcaattttccGAGGTTGAAATTCTCACACTTCTCATCTGTGAATTCACTTTCTTTATTGAATTTATATCCAATTGACTTCTCGGCACCTGAATTGACTCCTGACTTTGattcttgtcgttgacTCTACTGTATGATTCGTACCCTCAAGCCGATCATCCGTTTCCCAAAACTTCGCTCCTACAAGACCTTACCTTCTATTTTCAGTCGTACTTTCGCCCACTCTGCAACTATGGCTACTCCCTACAAGCAACCACCCCACAAATTGACGATGATTCCTGGCCCCATCGAATTCTCTGACGAGGTTCTTGGGGCTATGGCCACACCTTCGCAGGCCCACACTTCTCCCGAGTTTGTCAAAACGTTCCAGTCGGTCTTGCAGAACTTGAgaaagttgttcaagtcttctgACCCCGACGCACAGGCCTATGTAATTGctggttctggaacttTGGGCTGGGACATTGTTTCCACTAACTTGCTTAGCCCAGGAGACAAAGTGTTGGTTTTGTCGACGGGATTCTTTTCCGATTCATTTGCTGACTGTTTGAAGATTTACGGAATCGATGTTGATGTCGTTACTGCTCCTGTCGGAGGAGTGGTTCCGGTCGAAACCGTCGCTGAAAAGTTAAAGTCTACTAAGTACACAGCCATTACCATCACCCATGTTGATACGTCGACTTCTGTGGTAAGTGACGTGAAGGCTGTTTCTGAAATCGTAAAGAAGGAATCGCCAGAAACGTTGATTGTAGTCGATGGAGTCTGTTCTATCGGGGTAGAAGACTTGGAGTTCGACAAATGGGGTATCGATTTCGCCTTGACAGCTTCACAGAAGGCCATTGGTGTTCCTGCTGGTTTGTCCATCTCCTTTGCCTCGGCCAGAGCAGTGGCAAAAGCTTTGGCAAGAAAGGAAACTGTCTTCTTTGCCTCGTTGAAGAGATGGACTCCGATCATGAAGGCTTACGAATCCGGTAACGGTGCCTATTTTGCCACGCCAGCCGTCCAGACTATCACCGCTTTGAAGGTATCGTTAGATGATATCTTGAGTGGTAGCATCGATGACAGATTTGCTAAGCACGCTGAAATCTCGTCTAAGTTCAAGTCGAGCGTTGAAAAGTTAGGCTTGAAGATAGTTCCTCTCAGCCACGATGTCGCTGCTCACGGATTGACCGCTGTTTACTTCCCAGAAAACATCAATGGTGCCGACTTGCTTGCCAAGTTGAGCTCCAAGGGTTTCACCGTTGCTGGTGGTATCCACAAGGCTTTGGTAGGAAAATACTTCAGAGTAGGTCACATGGGCTACTCAGTCTACGCTGGACACGTAGACCAGCTCACCAaggctcttgaagaatcatTGGACGAACTCAAATAGACATGGAACTATGTAATCAAGAGATACAATAAAACGTTGATAGTGTAGTAGTTAAGTAGAATTTGTTGTATTATGGAGTGATATGGTAGCAAAATGTGGGTTTCTCagaattttgcacccaatttTCACAGCTTAATACAAGAAACTTCAATGACAATTCAATAATaaaatttcttcaaatattgTACGATGCATGAATTTGTATCTGATACGACATCTATGGCCCCATCTCTGCTCAATCCTGTTAGTTCTCTGTTGCTTGTGCTCCAAAACGGGCAATGCCGAAGTATGGAGAAGCTCGCTTTGCACAAAACCATTTGTCGGAACAATTGCGGCAACACCAGTTAATGATCCGATGTTTGTATCATTCTGAAGgagctcttcaagatcgatGAGCATACTGGTAACTTCAACACGTTCTCCAAACATGCTATAGTCAATTACTAAATCTTGGTAACCGATTTGGCCATACTGGTCGTTATCGGAGTTTATCGAGGGATTACTAGTGTGAAATGTCGCACCAGTGTCGTCATAACCTCTATCTAAGACAAGGAACCACAGTTTACCAATTTCTATAAATCACGTCTATTTCTCGATTTTCAATTCAGGAGGCTTCAGAAACTATTTTGAATCATTAATACCGTTAAAGAGAGTGCTAAATCTCAGCTGACGGAGTTGTGCAGTTTTTTACTTTGCTTTTTTAGACATTCAATTTAtaattcattttcaattcctgtgaaatttcaatttttcagctacAACGATTCACTTCATAGCCTATAAAGATATACAACTACAACCATGTTTAGAAATGGTGGTACCGTTTTGAAGGTTCTCAGGCCAATACGGATGCCAGTAGTAAGGCTGATGTTCCAAACACGTACTTTAGTGCTGAATATCAAAAGTGACTTCAAATATACCAACTTATCCAGAACATCACGAaagatttcttcaccaattgGTCCATCAACGTTGCTTAGACGTGGATTTCACACCTCAAAAGTTTGTAATGAATCAGTCAAATCCAAGAAGGACTCGTCTACTTACCTTTTTGGCAAGCAGATTTCAACCTCCCAGCTCAAAATGCTCAAGTCACTTGTAGCTACCATCTGGCCCAAGAACAAACCCAGTTTCAAGATCAGGGTGGTGATAGCATTGACGCTATTGATTGGATCGAAATTATTGAATGTGCAAGTGCcttttttcttcaagagcatCATTGACGAAATGAATGTGGAATGGTCAGAGCATTTAGGAACTGTAGGAACAGTAATTGGATCTTTGATTCTTGCTTATGGTGGAGCCAGA
This Scheffersomyces stipitis CBS 6054 chromosome 3, complete sequence DNA region includes the following protein-coding sequences:
- a CDS encoding predicted protein, with amino-acid sequence MANSLFLQFLSFKSLNTKSDLQNITIMSSNDDNESIDPRLRDLVLGTESLTYGDDVFHDAPEPAIENHESPQLNNEEERVQNEEPNPVPPANLVQMPLNTIGADGKPVYITPGRVTLLKDDSGNSYLLHPNGFVSPVNAPKRKSERNKRKRKVPPFFHMPTPITKNTTAEELLRCHTNVLELVQFSEIMNKETSSRYGDLDTSSTVLHSATNSSKSSTRSSTRNQLSNNNSVKSDQKKPRSAQQPPPGPGSGSVPGFQS
- a CDS encoding predicted protein — encoded protein: MTDTNSGSLEEWKSITSQISSLLEAKFQIKATVVPITKNDNMNKKVDKILESLQQEKPVVIASISNGIPKAISIVEIVKQQMKNRSLNIAQFNNLQSHSSYTNPNIKFSKEKDDEDVSTEIKGRKEYSLPVLHILLGGKDMQGPPEWTKQ
- the COX12 gene encoding Cytochrome c oxidase polypeptide vib (go_component mitochondrion~go_function cytochrome-c oxidase activity~go_process electron transport) — its product is MAIDSENFKFDTVQFDPRFPYQNQTKHCAQSYVDYHKCVSVKGEEFEPCKIFFKTFTSLCPVDWVERWDDQRAAGKFPVNMDV
- a CDS encoding predicted protein (go_function transaminase activity~go_process metabolism); this translates as MATPYKQPPHKLTMIPGPIEFSDEVLGAMATPSQAHTSPEFVKTFQSVLQNLRKLFKSSDPDAQAYVIAGSGTLGWDIVSTNLLSPGDKVLVLSTGFFSDSFADCLKIYGIDVDVVTAPVGGVVPVETVAEKLKSTKYTAITITHVDTSTSVVSDVKAVSEIVKKESPETLIVVDGVCSIGVEDLEFDKWGIDFALTASQKAIGVPAGLSISFASARAVAKALARKETVFFASLKRWTPIMKAYESGNGAYFATPAVQTITALKVSLDDILSGSIDDRFAKHAEISSKFKSSVEKLGLKIVPLSHDVAAHGLTAVYFPENINGADLLAKLSSKGFTVAGGIHKALVGKYFRVGHMGYSVYAGHVDQLTKALEESLDELK
- a CDS encoding predicted protein — translated: MVYYFTAEYGDSSELDDFGFGSASVQTATIYMGRDKVENDPLIKHSNPKNIWFHVDNYSSAHLYLQLSQEDLIAPKPFEKFVIEESLLAQLAQLTKANSIKANKLNNITVIYTPVENLHTDGSMDIGTVTFKNPKLVKRVKVVKKENAIVNKLNKTKTEISTEKFIEEQQSTVKDLERQRKNQARATDQLNKQFEEQKARNADPYGDLLNSDNIQHSSNEFRNENWTEEEFW
- a CDS encoding predicted protein: MGAWGAKIFENDGALDQLADLTKNEQSPLESIVQGLMEVLSSEYVDSYEGEGILVLAVFVIGFKSRSYLKEQRGKNVPEYLYEPINRFLDKYQSSWDKDIRTKTYTTKLLTVEQLTLSTIAVVNSEKSELYELWGESDMAEWQETLDTLTNELMNLTAI